The following are encoded in a window of Rosa chinensis cultivar Old Blush chromosome 4, RchiOBHm-V2, whole genome shotgun sequence genomic DNA:
- the LOC112196641 gene encoding probable serine incorporator, whose translation MSCLCSCCSASTCGLCSSVASGISSKSARLGYCGLFGLSLVVTWILREVGAPLLEKIPWISSSETHTKAWYQIQAVLRVSMGNFLFFAILALIMIGVKDRNDRRDGWHHGGWIAKMVIWLLLVILMFFLPDIVITIYGDISKFGAGLFLLVQVIILLDFTHSWNDAWVEKDEQKWYIALLAISIGCYIAAFVFLGILFIWFNPSGNDCGLNVFFIVMTMILAFAFAVIALHPTVNGSLLPASVISVYCAYVCYTALSCEPVGYACNGLHHSSAVSFSTTLLGMVTTILSVLYSALRAGSSTTFLSPPSSPRAAEKKPLLEGKELEEGKEKNEKEAQPVSYSYTFFHLIFALASMYSAMLLSGWTNTSESSDLIDVGWTSVWVRICTEWVTAGLYVWSLVAPLLFPDREF comes from the exons atgTCGTGCTTGTGCTCTTGCTGCAGCGCTTCCACTTGCGGCCTCTGCTCCTCCGTGGCCTCCGGGATTTCCAGCAAATCCGCGAGACTCGGGTACTGCGGCCTCTTCGGGCTTTCCTTGGTCGTCACTTGGATTCTTAGAGAAGTTGGAGCTCCTCTCTTGGAGAAAATCCCAT GGATAAGCTCTTCCGAGACTCACACCAAGGCATGGTATCAAATACAAGCGGTTCTTCGGGTAAGCATGGGGAATTTCTTGTTTTTTGCGATACTTGCGCTTATAATGATTGGTGTGAAGGATCGAAATGACCGACGAGATGGCTGGCACCATGGTGGATGGATTGCCAAGATGGTCATCTGGCTTTTGCTTGTCATTCTCATGTTTTTTCTTCCAGACATTGTCATCACAATCTACG GAGATATATCAAAATTTGGGGCAGGCCTGTTTTTACTGGTTCAAGTGATTATCTTACTAGACTTTACTCACTCCTGGAATGATGCATGGGTGGAGAAAGATGAACAAAAATG GTATATCGCCTTGCTTGCTATATCAATTGGGTGCTATATTGCAGCATTTGTGTTCTTAGGCATTCTGTTCATTTGGTTCAATCCCTCTGGCAATGACTGTGGCCTTAATGTCTTCTTCATTGTCATGACCATGATTCTGGCATTTGCATTTGCAGTGATTGCATTACACCCAACG GTGAATGGCAGCCTCCTTCCTGCTTCTGTTATATCAGTATATTGTGCTTATGTGTGCTACACGGCTCTTTCCTGTGAGCCTGTTGGCTATGCTTGCAATGGTCTTCACCACTCCAGCGCAGTCTCTTTTAGTACTACTCTTCTTGGGATGGTGACGACCATTCTTTCAGTTCTGTACTCTGCATTACGTGCTGGATCTTCAACAACTTTTCTGTCACCACCGTCTTCACCCAGGGCAG CTGAAAAGAAACCTCTTCTTGAGGGGAAAGAGTTGGAAGAAgggaaagaaaagaatgaaaaagaagCACAACCTGTCAGCTATTCCTATACATTTTTCCACCTGATATTTGCCTTGGCTAGCATGTATTCAGCCATGCTTCTTTCGGGTTGGACCAACACATCAGAGAGCTCAGACCTTATAGACGTTGGCTGGACATCAGTTTGGGTGCGAATCTGCACAGAGTGGGTTACTGCTGGACTATATGTTTGGTCCCTTGTAGCTCCTTTACTTTTCCCAGACCGGGAATTCTAG
- the LOC112196651 gene encoding uncharacterized protein At5g19025: MRLTRPPPLFATTIMRSSSGSSSFTATSSSSPSPKPKSSNPNHHSNGGSNQNCTLLCKHSPSATLDLLILILVLFSGTFLITSYFSYIFNSLSLLLSHSAPHLQFLPIPYLLGFLFFFVAALLFVEFCCGARSRKCDRHGCKGLKKAMEFDLQLQTEECVKTGSKEIDKLPWKGGSDSNPDYECLRSELRKMAPHNGRAVLLFRARCGCPVAKLEGWGPKRGRRHKKALASTIPNGGDNR; this comes from the exons ATGCGCCTGACGCGCCCTCCTCCCCTATTCGCCACCACCATCATGCGCTCTTCCTCAGGCTCCTCCTCCTTCACCGCCACGTCATCCTCCTCTCCGTCCCCGAAACCCAAATCCTCAAACCCTAACCACCACTCCAATGGCGGCAGCAACCAGAATTGCACGCTCCTCTGCAAGCACTCGCCGTCGGCGACTCTGGACCTCCTAATCCTCATCCTCGTCCTCTTCTCCGGCACCTTCCTCATCACCTCCTACTTCTCCTACATCTTCAACTCCCTCTCCCTCCTCCTCTCCCACTCCGCCCCGCACCTCCAGTTCCTCCCGATCCCCTACCTCCTcggcttcctcttcttcttcgtcgCCGCCCTCCTCTTCGTCGAGTTCTGCTGCGGCGCCCGATCGCGCAAGTGCGACCGCCACGGCTGCAAGGGCTTGAAGAAGGCCATGGAATTCGATTTGCAGCTGCAGACGGAGGAGTGTGTCAAGACCGGGTCTAAGGAGATCGATAAGTTGCCCTGGAAGGGCGGGAGTGACTCCAATCCCGATTACGAGTGTCTCCGGTCCGAGCTCCGGAAGATGGCTCCGCACAATGGCCGTGCCGTCCTGCTCTTTCGGGCGCGGTGTGGGTGCCCCGTCGCCAAGCTTGAAGGCTGGGGTCCCAAGCGAGGCCGCCGGCATAAGAA GGCTCTGGCTAGTACGATTCCCAACGGAGGAGACAATCGCTGA